A part of Scleropages formosus chromosome 3, fSclFor1.1, whole genome shotgun sequence genomic DNA contains:
- the LOC108935102 gene encoding probable G-protein coupled receptor 148, which translates to MSTRDSVWSLLCTFGNWYHKSGYGEKHSRMANNSNSSLGPVELFLQEWQVFIPPKQMKYLQVCPMVSFLAVSPVVPVILAKVLRSPHLQQETRYLLLANALLSDLAFVSVYALTSVFNAAGMLMTMWGCTALLSLLGVLFSAGILSTMVMALDTSLAVLVPLRYLALWPVSRTRRVIGVTWVLSLFFPVALVGAFLWFHSPSPCTSHICSLPLLMVLTVSHSAPLKVTMLLTVTSILVILLLVFCGYVMLYWKTWHSGVWRGEQCSRGRGTFFIHYLHLFLSFFPMVMLVVELLLYSQLSTADLKTRLWVSLIVCNVLLVLPKVLAPYMYGFRYRDLRCSLLNFYGLHCKAVVSPQM; encoded by the coding sequence ATGTCCACAAGGGACTCTGTCTGGTCACTGCTGTGCACTTTTGGGAACTGGTACCACAAATCTGGCTACGGCGAGAAGCACAGCAGGATGGCCAACAACTCCAACTCATCCCTCGGTCCTGTGGAGCTGTTTTTGCAAGAGTGGCAGGTGTTCATCCCACCGAAGCAGATGAAATACTTGCAGGTGTGCCCGATGGTGAGcttcctggctgtgtccccagTTGTGCCCGTGATCCTGGCCAAGGTGCTACGCAGTCCTCACCTACAGCAGGAGACACGGTATCTGCTTCTTGCCAACGCTCTGCTCAGTGATCTCGCCTTTGTCTCTGTCTACGCACTGACCTCCGTCTTCAACGCTGCTGGTATGCTCATGACCATGTGGGGCTGCACGGCGCTGTTATCTCTCCTAGGTGTACTCTTCAGCGCTGGGATCCTTAGCACCATGGTCATGGCACTGGACACTTCTCTAGCTGTGCTGGTGCCCTTGCGCTACTTGGCACTCTGGCCTGTTTCCCGTACCAGGAGAGTGATTGGGGTCACCTGGGTGTTATCACTTTTCTTTCCGGTTGCCCTGGTGGGGGCTTTCCTGTGGTTTCACTCTCCCAGCCCCTGCACTTCACACATCTGCTCTCTGCCCCTGCTTATGGTGCTCACAGTCAGCCACTCTGCTCCACTGAAGGTGACCATGCTTTTGACAGTCACCAGCATCTTGGTCATCCTACTGCTGGTTTTCTGTGGGTATGTCATGCTTTACTGGAAGACCTGGCATTCAGGGGTATGGAGGGGTGAGCAGTGCTCGCGAGGCAGGGGCACCTTCTTCATCCACTACCTGCACCTGTTCCTCTCCTTTTTCCCTATGGTGATGCTTGTCGTTGAGCTGCTGCTGTACTCGCAGCTGAGCACAGCTGACCTGAAGACCAGGCTTTGGGTCTCCCTAATAGTTTGCAACGTGCTGCTCGTGCTGCCCAAAGTACTGGCTCCATATATGTATGGGTTCCGCTACAGGGACCTGCGTTGCAGTCTGCTGAACTTTTATGGCCTGCACTGTAAAGCAGTGGTGTCCCCTCAGATGTAA
- the mterf4 gene encoding transcription termination factor 4, mitochondrial: MLLRNCMQQRVFGLVWRTTPVHCCRHNVVIAGMHNGSWSIVSLRGMCSNPMQHHSVHPQQSSGWSLSEDPLPSLLHLGFTEGQARQLLYEQCKGHHGHKVTMHLCGVSTLISLGMRPSNILKILQKCPDLCRVKGVQMQQRVDNLRKLGLVEGSLQRVISYYPKLLTLTPKKVNVVCRFLQEKCLFTTQQVTEILRNFPATMVEDFEQLEYKFQYAYFRMGLRQAEMLQSGLFRVSLVDLHYRHSFLERRGQYQTPDKKGQTRIVNPRPKDVIGGSEYAFLSQVAKATQEEFRVFQKLILREQEEEEQQEEELSGDEEVEESGDG; encoded by the exons ATGCTGCTCCGAAACTGCATGCAGCAGAGG GTATTTGGATTGGTCTGGAGAACCACACCTGTCCACTGCTGTAGGCATAATGTAGTGATTGCTGGGATGCACAATGGAAGCTGGTCAATTGTGTCGCTGCGAGGAATGTGTTCAAACCCCATGCAGCATCACAGTGTCCACCCCCAGCAGTCCTCCGGCTGGTCCCTTAGCGAGGACCCGCTGCCTTCCCTGCTCCACCTGGGCTTTACTGAAGGCCAGGCTCGACAGCTCCTCTATGAACAGTGTAAAGGTCATCACGGTCACAAGGTCACGATGCACCTATGTGGCGTTTCAACACTAATCTCTCTGGGTATGAGACCTTCAAACATCCTGAAGATCCTGCAGAAATGCCCTGATCTTTGTAGAGTGAAAGGTGTCCAGATGCAACAGCGCGTTGACAACCTGCGCAAACTGGGTCTCGTTGAAG GGAGCCTGCAGCGAGTGATTAGCTACTACCCAAAACTGCTCACCTTGACCCCAAAGAAGGTGAACGTGGTGTGTCGCTTCCTGCAGGAGAAGTGCCTTTTCACCACCCAGCAGGTCACAGAGATCCTCCGGAACTTTCCTGCCACCATGGTGGAAGATTTCGAACAACTAGAGTACAAATTTCAG TATGCCTACTTCCGTATGGGACTTCGGCAGGCTGAGATGCTGCAGTCTGGGCTCTTCCGTGTGTCTCTGGTGGACCTTCACTATCGTCATAGTTTCCTAGAACGCCGTGGGCAGTACCAGACTCCTGACAAGAAGGGCCAGACCCGCATtgtcaaccccagacccaaggACGTCATTGGTGGGTCAGAGTATGCTTTCCTGTCCCAAGTTGCTAAGGCAACACAAGAGGAATTCAGAGTCTTTCAGAAGCTAATATtaagggagcaggaggaggaagagcagcaagAGGAGGAGCTGAGCGGCGATGAAGAAGTCGAGGAATCAGGAGACGGATGA
- the pask gene encoding PAS domain-containing serine/threonine-protein kinase, translating into MRLRTLALSAGQLAPSTKEGAFRDSPELNKSFPCTKRPFRRRAFGLHRWRVHEKADDSSNLYSYSSAAAWSVLQTDVPATKSHSCSRLESSFLDHLDHGGFVLCGPPVFHNPNKAVLTVDSKSTEILVANEKACNLFECSSNDLIGSHLCSLIKKSSQSLEEALGEEHLKINGSLVVVSGKVVDAVSKGGNAVPVSVWVRRLTQEGQRTLVVMERVERIAGHVTFLPGGKILSCDPAFTYLHGYVHTGEVIGRSIHEFIPLLRIPVDSKPLPKTFRLQCVTGRTSWGYPFPLCVQLQIAKDSEKAVEPRKKPTGSFVSDCSAPHEDGWSTSANTGLVYSATIWVFTTLSGLLTLRPDGSILSVSDNFALVLFGYKACELQEKSITFLMPGFYESLCDVKELSYSAQPHPVNDEAKKFPPTNGPGHSGLLCSMDPSTLLAGDMVMIHQEAVKVSPAFKKKVFSEVSDRLGSQDNTPPTLLSPTLTSTPFNREDDVTDLMEQAILTAPELNGREGVDNTTALLQSLSLVEPQELSIVCMPPVDLDQAASDQNRTVDVTSKGHPSWDHPCSNTTGSNNSSFEIITLGSHSSSGFCEKWPGGSGPERQEDMGHSPGGELQADPCSSFLEMDSKGDLVTCVLSNLELLADDLSQAACNTAELLHTPSHSVLNSVLEVESLVEQTTRKREAVTDSPMGRGNHCVKNEGIPSTSTPKKLEPNELQASAAPIQIVEGRYKGHCYHRDGSKLDVQLDIREVELSNGQPLFCVWVSRNQYVGPSHGSWRSPQHCMEGDSMSLQDASTWSKGEAGLDVAQGEMLGSTQDLEDSHACDGLFGEEYYPLCVMGKGAFGFVWKAQRRADGNEVVVKFIRKAKILNECWVNDPDMGRVSQEIAILSRLQHPNIVKVLEVFENETFFQMVMEKHGEGVDLFEFIERQPLLDEPLASYIFRQLVAAVSYLRGKGILHRDIKDENIIIDTQFHIQLIDFGSATRMESGKLFQVFCGTLEYCSPEVLNGKPYEGPELEMWSLGVLLYTLLFSEVPFFDVEETLKAQLHPPFSVSPELHSLLFGLLQPDPNTRTTLSELLQAAWLRQPINLADYTWEEMFPMYQDNQLHHGTSVNICEEEQSSLSPGGGGNLCIPQEVLQITR; encoded by the exons ATGCGCCTGAGGACGCTCGCCTTGTCAGCGGGCCAGCTCGCACCTAGCACTAAAGAGGGCGCGTTCCGGGACTCTCCTGAGCTCAACAAGTCTTTCCCATGTACCAAAAGGCCTTTTCGGCGCAGGGCCTTCGGGCTGCATCGCTGGCGTGTCCATGAGAAAGCTG atgACTCTTCAAACTTGTACAGCTACAGTTCAGCAGCTGCATGGAGTGTGCTGCAGACTGATGTCCCTGCTACCAAATCCCATTCCTGCAGTAGGCTTGAGAGTTCCTTCCTTGATCATCTGGATCATGGGGGCTTTGTACTGTGTGGACCCCCTGTGTTTCACAATCCCAATAAAGCAGTCCTTACAGTGGACTCCAAGAGCACAGAG ataTTGGTTGCTAATGAGAAGGCTTGCAATTTATTTGAGTGCAGTAGTAATGATCTGATTGGATCACATCTTTGCAGTCTCATAAAGAAGTCCAGTCAGTCCTTGGAAGAAGCCTTAGGGGAGGAACATCTGAAAATTAATGGCTCTCTTGTTGTTGTGTCAGGAAAAGTG GTGGATGCTGTTAGCAAAGGTGGGAATGCGGTTccggtgtctgtgtgggtcaGGAGGTTGACTCAGGAGGGACAGCGTACCCTGGTGGTGATGGAACGTGTGGAGAGAATAGCTGGCCATGTGACCTTCTTGCCTGGC GGGAAGATCCTGAGCTGCGACCCTGCCTTTACTTACCTTCATGGTTATGTACATACTGGTGAGGTGATTGGGCGGTCCATCCATGAGTTCATCCCATTGCTTCGAATTCCTGTGGACTCCAAGCCATTGCCCAAG ACTTTCAGACTCCAGTGTGTGACTGGTAGGACCAGTTGGGGTTACCCTTTCCCTCTCTGTGTCCAGCTGCAAATTGCCAAGGACTCTGAGAAAGCGGTGGAACCGAGGAAGAAGCCTACAGGGTCCTTTGTGTCTGACTGTAGTG CACCTCATGAAGATGGTTGGTCCACCTCAGCAAATACAGGGCTGGTGTACTCTGCCACCATCTGGGTTTTCACCACTCTCAGTGGACTGTTGACACTGAGGCCTGATGGCTCTATCCTCAGCGTCAGTGACAACTTTGCACTCGTTCTGTTTGGGTACAAGGCCTGCGAACTGCAGGAGAAG AGCATTACCTTCCTGATGCCTGGCTTCTATGAGAGTCTGTGTGATGTGAAGGAGCTGTCCTACAGTGCCCAACCCCACCCAGTTAATGATGAAGCCAAAAAATTCCCCCCCACAAATGGGCCTGGTCACTCTGGCCTCCTTTGCAGCATGG ATCCCAGCACACTCCTTGCTGGGGACATGGTCATGATTCACCAGGAGGCTGTGAAAGTGTCCCCTGCCTTTAAGAAGAAGGTCTTCAGTGAAGTGAGTGACAGACTGGGTAGTCAGGACAACACCCCACCTACACTGTTGTCACCCACATTGACCTCAACCCCATTCAACCG AGAGGATGACGTCACTGATCTGATGGAGCAGGCCATACTGACAGCACCTGAGCTCAATGGACGTGAGGGGGTGGACAATACCACAGCTCTTCTGCAGAGTCTCAGCCTTGTAGAACCACAGGAGCTTTCCATAGTCTGTATGCCTCCTGTGGATCTGGACCAGGCTGCTTCTGACCAGAATAGAACTGTTGATGTTACCAGTAAGGGGCATCCTTCTTGGGACCATCCTTGCTCTAACACTACAGGAAGTAATAATTCCAGCTTTGAGATCATAACACTGGGAAGCCATTCTTCCTCTGGATTTTGTGAGAAATGGCCCGGTGGATCTGGTCCGGAGCGCCAGGAGGACATGGGTCACAGTCCTGGTGGAGAATTGCAGGCAGACCCCTGTAGTAGCTTCCTGGAAATGGATTCCAAAGGAGACCTTGTTACCTGTGTTCTTTCTAATCTGGAGCTACTAGCTGATGACTTGTCTCAAGCTGCCTGCAACACAGCAGAGCTCCTCCACACCCCCTCCCACAGTGTTTTGAACTCTGTCCTGGAAGTTGAGAGTCTTGTGGAACAAACCACAAGAAAAAGGGAAGCTGTCACAGACAGCCCTATGGGAAGAGGTAACCACTGTGTCAAAAATGAGGGGATTCCAAGCACTTCAACTCCAAAGAAACTGGAGCCAAATGAGCTGCAAGCAAGTGCTGCTCCAATCCAGATTGTGGAAGGGCGGTACAAAGGCCATTGTTACCACAGAGATGGATCCAAACTTG ATGTGCAGCTAGACATCCGTGAGGTGGAGCTCTCCAATGGCCAGCCGCTCTTCTGCGTATGGGTGTCAAGGAATCAGTATGTGGGTCCAAGCCATGGGTCATGGAGAAGCCCACAGCACTGCATGGAAGGCGATAGCATGTCATTACAGGATGCTTCTACTTGGAGCAAGGGAGAG GCTGGTCTTGATGTGGCCCAGGGTGAGATGCTGGGCTCAACCCAGGACCTGGAAGACTCTCATGCTTGTGATGGCCTGTTTGGGGAGGAGTACTACCCACTGTGTGTCATGGGAAAGGGGGCCTTTGGTTTTGTCTGGAAGGCCCAGCGAAGGGCTGATGGTAATGAG GTTGTTGTGAAGTTCATCCGGAAGGCTAAAATCCTGAATGAGTGCTGGGTTAATGATCCAGACATGGGAAGGGTTAGCCAGGAGATTGCCATACTGTCCAGGCTGCAGCATCCTAACATAGTCAAG GTACTGGAAGTATTTGAGAATGAGACCTTCTTCCAAATGGTGATGGAGAAACATGGTGAGGGAGTGGACCTGTTTGAGTTCATTGAGCGTCAGCCTCTTTTAGATGAGCCACTGGCCAGCTACATCTTCAGACAG CTGGTGGCTGCGGTGAGCTACCTGCGAGGCAAAGGCATCCTTCACCGGGACATCAAGGACGAGAACATCATCATTGACACACAGTTCCACATTCAACTCATCGATTTTGGCTCAGCCACTAGGATGGAATCAGGGAAGCTGTTCCAAGTATTCTGTGGCACACTGGAGTACTGCTCTCCAGAGGTGTTAAATGGAAAACC TTATGAGGGCCCTGAACTGGAAATGTGGTCCCTGGGAGTGCTGCTGTACACACTGCTGTTCAGTGAAGTCCCCTTTTTTGATGTAGAGGAAACCTTGAAGGCCCAGCTCCACCCTCCCTTCTCTGTGTCCCCAG AGCTGCATTCGCTCCTCTTTGGGCTGCTTCAGCCAGATCCTAACACTCGGACTACCTtatcagagctgctgcaggcTGCCTGGCTTCGGCAGCCCATCAACCTGGCAGACTACACCTGGGAGGAGATGTTCCCTATGTACCAAG ATAACCAACTACACCATGGAACCAGTGTAAACATCTGTGAGGAAGAACAAAGCAGTTTGAGTCCAGGAGGTGGTGGGAACCTATGTATCCCCCAGGAAGTACTACAAATAACCAGGTGA